Proteins from a genomic interval of Medicago truncatula cultivar Jemalong A17 chromosome 3, MtrunA17r5.0-ANR, whole genome shotgun sequence:
- the LOC112419807 gene encoding F-box protein SKIP23 has translation MAEADWSQLPKELLNLISQRLDNELDLIRFRSVCSIWCTSIPNHHNILPFKFPLLKFSYTYIIDIDSINNKDNTSFCHLSKNNIFLIKPKQQQQYQTLGPWLIRIVQSSIGKTQLHHPLSRDPFHFPHVLDFNQFSLLHLGCMFTADDNFLEPSPFCFMYPEKVVAVTGHGKTPIVLGKLTFAPQPGLFKCGDKTWKVIPDMSIKFGDICFFKGRPYAVDKIGGTFMIGPDDSNVHLVAEPLIDGGDIKFLVDREGDLLLVDIYECFCFEFPGPDAIRVDVFKLYEKEKKWVKLTTLGDSVLFLGNDCSFSASASDLCLPRGNCVVFTDGSDFQYFKNMWCGNCVFYLDQGLLSPLSDCPEILNLFWPPPEWIVQSSLRN, from the coding sequence ATGGCTGAGGCAGATTGGTCTCAACTCCCAAAGGAACTTCTCAATCTCATATCACAAAGGCTCGACAATGAACTCGATCTCATTCGTTTTCGATCAGTTTGTTCCATTTGGTGCACTTCCATCCCAAATCATCATAACATTTTACCCTTCAAATTCCCACTCCTCAAATTCTCATACACCTATATCATCGATATTGATTCCATCAACAATAAAGACAACACTTCCTTTTGTCACCTCTCAAAAAACAATATCTTCCTCatcaaaccaaaacaacaacaacaataccaAACCCTAGGCCCTTGGTTGATAAGAATTGTCCAAAGCTCAATTGGAAAAACCCAACTGCATCACCCACTATCACGTGACCCTTTTCATTTTCCACATGTGCTCGATTTTAACCAATTCTCCCTCCTCCATTTGGGATGCATGTTCACCGCAGATGACAACTTCCTTGAACCCTCTCCTTTTTGCTTCATGTACCCTGAAAAGGTCGTTGCTGTCACAGGCCATGGAAAAACACCTATTGTTCTCGGAAAGTTGACCTTTGCCCCCCAACCAGGACTGTTCAAATGCGGCGATAAGACTTGGAAGGTGATCCCCGACATGTCAATTAAATTCGGAGACATCTGCTTTTTCAAAGGGCGGCCTTATGCTGTTGACAAAATTGGCGGGACATTTATGATTGGGCCGGACGACTCGAATGTCCACTTAGTTGCTGAACCTTTGATTGATGGAGGGGACATAAAATTCTTAGTTGATAGAGAGGGAGACTTGTTGCTAGTGGACATTTATGAGTGTTTTTGTTTCGAGTTCCCGGGTCCTGATGCTATAAGGGTTGATGTGTTTAAGCTTTatgagaaggagaagaaatgGGTGAAGTTAACAACTTTAGGGGATAGTGTTTTGTTCTTGGGGAATGACTGTTCGTTTTCTGCTTCTGCTTCGGATTTGTGTCTTCCTAGAGGAAATTGCGTTGTCTTTACTGATGGTAGCGACTTCCAGTATTTTAAAAACATGTGGTGTGGGAATTGTGTTTTTTACTTGGATCAAGGCCTGCTTTCACCTTTGTCTGATTGCCCTGAAATTTTGAACTTGTTCTGGCCACCTCCAGAGTGGATCGTCCAAAGTAGCCTTCGTAATTGA
- the LOC11440767 gene encoding F-box protein SKIP23, which yields MASTDWCDCELPTELLNLISQRIDDELDLIRFRSVCSTWRRSSNSNHHPNSALKLPQLSYNLSDTINNINTSPFCCLFKRTIYLIKPLRHHKQHRPWLIRVTQNSHGKKLFHLLFKSFYYSHCFPRVLDFNKLSVLNLGTDFIIDHGDFNLCNYFFYNNKKREKFLAITCNGEKPMVLGISEYFPHPMLFCYLNNYWKPISDMSTKYVDICVFKGQFYLVDNTGRTVAIESDSSVQLVDNPFIPGDRKLLVESEGELLLVNIYENLKTFDVFSLDKNNKTWVKLMSLGDRVLFFVNKCSFSASALDMCVVKGNSVVFIDDTFNIYGNCVYLLDGSQQSSASDYRKCFKHVPDGLEYLSLFSAPEWIVKS from the coding sequence ATGGCATCGACTGACTGGTGTGATTGTGAACTCCCGACTGAGCTTCTAAATCTGATATCGCAACGAATCGACGATGAACTCGATCTCATTCGTTTTCGATCTGTATGTTCAACGTGGCGGCGCTCTTCCAATTCAAATCATCATCCCAATTCTGCCCTAAAGCTTCCGCAACTCTCGTATAATCTCTCTGATAccataaacaacatcaacacTTCTCCGTTTTGCTGCCTCTTCAAACGCACTATCTACCTCATCAAACCACTACGACACCATAAGCAACATCGTCCTTGGTTGATTAGAGTTACCCAAAACTCACATGGCAAAAAACTCTTCCACCTACTCTTCAAATCATTCTACTATTCCCATTGTTTTCCTCGTGTGCTTGACTTCAACAAACTCTCCGTCCTCAATTTAGGAACAGATTTTATCATCGACCATGGAGATTTTAATCTTTGTAACTACTTCTTCTACAATAACAAGAAGCGTGAAAAGTTCCTTGCTATCACATGCAATGGAGAAAAACCTATGGTTCTTGGCATTTCGGAATATTTCCCCCATCCGATGCTGTTCTGTTACCTCAACAACTATTGGAAACCCATTTCTGACATGTCAACAAAGTATGTAGATATCTGTGTGTTTAAAGGTCAATTTTACTTGGTCGACAATACTGGTCGGACAGTTGCAATTGAATCAGACTCGAGTGTCCAGTTAGTGGATAATCCTTTTATTCCTGGAGATAGAAAATTACTGGTGGAGAGTGAGGGCGAGTTGTTGTTAGTTAATATTTATGAGAATCTTAAGACTTTTGATGTGTTTAGTCTTGACAAGAATAATAAAACATGGGTGAAGTTGATGAGTTTAGGGGATAGGGTTTTGTTCTTTGTGAATAAATGTTCATTTTCTGCTTCAGCCTTGGATATGTGTGTTGTCAAAGGGAATTCCGTTGTCTTTATTGATGATACCTTCAATATATATGGGAACTGTGTTTATCTCTTAGATGGAAGTCAGCAATCGTCTGCGTCTGATTATCGCAAATGTTTTAAGCATGTGCCTGATGGTTTGGAATATCTCAGCTTGTTCTCGGCACCTGAATGGATAGTCAAAAGTTAA
- the LOC11445561 gene encoding F-box protein SKIP23 codes for MAALKMKADWKELPRELLHLISQRIDTEIDLIRFRSVCSHWRSSSIQNHHLDILPFEVPILKFPLDIEFYNNNNEGIPISFCHLSKSSFFLIKPTQEQERQTRINLRPWLIKTTQTSNGVPKLSQFELLSFDFPFDVLDFNKLSVFHLGCQFLVEEDSKPSSSDFVLPEAVVVLTCNGKKPLALTKKKYSPPFMLLLRCSDEKLFLFLEDFSDYVDYICVFKQRIYAAVDGTGKTITIGPEENQNVELVAEPLVDHGNIRFLVESEGDLLLVDISDHDLTVDVFRLDEKERKWVKIKNLGDRVLFIGLEYSFSASASDLCVSEGNCIIFIDDVFFYDHTDTDTEHIMTIFFMGQDGQLWPLSDYPEYYNLFWPPPEWIVKSHSH; via the coding sequence ATGGCGGCATTGAAAATGAAAGCAGACTGGAAAGAACTCCCAAGGGAACTTCTCCATTTGATTTCGCAACGAATCGACACTGAAATTGATCTCATTCGCTTCCGATCAGTTTGTTCCCATTGGCGTTCTTCCTCGatccaaaatcatcatcttGACATTTTGCCATTCGAAGTCCCAATCCTCAAATTCCCACTCGACATTGaattttacaacaacaacaatgaaggCATTCCTATTTCCTTCTGTCACCTCTCCAAAAGCAGTTTCTTCCTCATCAAACCAACACAAGAACAAGAACGACAAACCCGAATTAATCTTCGTCCTTGGTTGATCAAAACTACCCAAACCTCAAATGGAGTACCCAAACTATCCCAATTCGAACTTCTCTCTTTTGATTTCCCATTCGACGTGCTCGATTTCAACAAACTCTCCGTCTTCCATTTGGGATGTCAGTTCCTTGTCGAAGAAGATTCGAAACCCTCTTCATCTGATTTCGTACTACCTGAAGCTGTCGTAGTTCTCACTTGCAATGGGAAGAAGCCTCTCGCTCTCACCAAGAAGAAATATTCTCCTCCCTTTATGTTACTTCTCCGTTGCAGCGATGAAAAACTTTTCTTGTTTCTGGAAGACTTCTCAGATTATGTTGATTACATCTGCGTGTTTAAACAGAGGATTTACGCGGCTGTTGATGGAACTGGAAAGACAATTACAATTGGACCGGAGGAGAACCAAAATGTTGAGTTAGTAGCTGAACCTTTGGTTGATCATGGGAACATTAGATTCTTAGTGGAGAGCGAGGGCGATCTGCTGTTAGTGGACATTAGTGATCATGATTTAACGGTTGATGTTTTCAGACTTGATGAGAAGGAGAGGAAGTGGGTGAAGATCAAGAATTTAGGAGATAGGGTTTTGTTCATAGGGCTTGAATATTCCTTTTCTGCTTCAGCCTCGGATTTGTGTGTTTCCGAAGGGAATTGTATCATCTTTATTGATGATGTATTCTTCTACGATCATACTGATACAGATACGGAGCATATAATGACTATTTTTTTCATGGGTCAAGATGGTCAGCTTTGGCCTTTGTCTGATTATCCTGAATATTACAACTTGTTCTGGCCACCTCCGGAGTGGATCGTCAAAAGCCACAGTCATTAA
- the LOC11438267 gene encoding protein WHAT'S THIS FACTOR 1 homolog, chloroplastic yields MFRHQTNIIILLRTSSKRHYCLWSSKKDPDLESALSRNKRWIINNQIKNIILRYPNNQIPIQTLQKKFKTLDLQGKALNWISKYPSCFQFHQDHVLLTKRMMELVHEEQSLKDSLESVFVPRLAKLLMLSLNNCLNVMKINEIKNSLGFPDDYLIGIVAKYPDLFRIRNESGRRSSMVVELMKWNPDFAVSEVEALAMKNGVEVNFSCCLPSSWVKSLEKFREFELVPYVSPYSDPRGLVEGSKEMEKRNVGLVHELLSLTLWKKISIMKLGHFKREFFLPDKVNVLLLKHPGIFYVSNKYRIYTVLLREGYVGSQLVDKDPLVVVKEKFGEIMQEGLHEYNQRRRLVNIEKRRNKGLPLNRVDEDHMKGRRRRRNREVFDEDDEVERENGNKLGGLLDPEERKRFYKVLFDDDGS; encoded by the coding sequence ATGTTCCGTCATCAAACCAACATCATTATTCTCCTCCGAACCTCCTCAAAAAGACACTATTGTCTATGGTCAAGTAAAAAAGACCCAGACTTAGAATCAGCACTATCGCGAAACAAACGTTGGATAATTAACAACCAAATCAAAAACATTATCCTCCGTTACCCTAACAACCAAATCCCAATTCAAACTCTTCAGAAGAAATTCAAAACCCTAGATCTTCAAGGTAAAGCCCTTAACTGGATTTCCAAATACCCTTCTTGCTTCCAGTTTCATCAAGATCACGTTCTTCTTACTAAACGCATGATGGAGCTTGTTCATGAAGAACAATCCTTGAAAGATTCCCTTGAATCTGTTTTTGTTCCACGTCTCGCCAAATTGCTCATGCTTTCTTTGAATAATTGTTTGAATGTTATGAAGATCAATGAAATTAAGAATAGTTTAGGCTTTCCTGATGATTATTTGATTGGGATTGTGGCAAAATATCCGGATTTGTTTCGAATTAGGAATGAGAGTGGGAGGAGAAGTTCTATGGTGGTTGAGTTGATGAAATGGAACCCTGATTTTGCTGTTTCTGAAGTTGAGGCTTTGGCGATGAAGAACGGGGTTGAGGTGAATTTTTCGTGTTGTTTGCCTTCTAGTTGGGTGAAATCGTTGGAGAAATTTCGCGAATTTGAGTTGGTTCCTTATGTTTCGCCTTATTCTGATCCGAGGGGGTTGGTGGAAGGGTCTAAGGAAATGGAGAAAAGGAATGTAGGTTTGGTTCATGAGTTGTTGTCATTGACTCTTTGGAAGAAGATTTCAATTATGAAATTGGGTCATTTTAAAAGGGAGTTTTTTTTGCCTGATAAGGTGAATGTTTTGTTGCTTAAGCATCCTGGGATATTTTATGTTTCTAATAAGTATAGGATTTATACTGTTTTACTTAGAGAAGGGTATGTTGGGTCTCAATTAGTTGATAAGGATCCTCTTGTGGTTGTTAAAGAGAAATTTGGGGAGATTATGCAGGAAGGGCTTCATGAGTATAACCAGAGGCGGCGACTTGTTAATATCGAAAAGAGGAGAAATAAAGGTCTTCCTTTGAATAGGGTGGATGAGGATCACATGAAGGgtagaagaaggagaagaaacagGGAAGtgtttgatgaagatgatgaggtTGAGCGAGAAAATGGTAATAAGCTGGGAGGGTTGCTTGAccctgaagaaagaaaaaggtttTACAAAGTtctttttgatgatgatggttCATGA